One stretch of Segatella copri DNA includes these proteins:
- a CDS encoding heavy-metal-associated domain-containing protein, whose product MKKILVMFTMMMVAMVTFAKDIKTVVFTTTPQMHCEACENKIKSNLRFEKGIKSIETSVPDQTVTVQYNADKTTPEKLQKGFEKFGYKARILKDGEKVEKNTGEKCDLM is encoded by the coding sequence ATGAAGAAAATTTTAGTAATGTTCACAATGATGATGGTGGCAATGGTAACCTTTGCCAAGGACATCAAGACTGTAGTGTTCACCACAACCCCACAGATGCACTGTGAGGCTTGTGAGAATAAAATCAAGAGCAACCTTCGCTTTGAGAAGGGAATCAAGAGCATTGAGACTTCTGTGCCAGACCAGACTGTCACAGTACAGTATAATGCCGACAAGACAACCCCAGAGAAGCTCCAGAAAGGTTTTGAGAAGTTTGGCTATAAGGCTCGCATCCTGAAAGATGGCGAGAAGGTTGAGAAGAACACTGGGGAGAAGTGTGATTTGATGTAA
- a CDS encoding TonB-dependent receptor plug domain-containing protein, which produces MYSRYILLSALLVIGAETYAKNNKTEVVSLSSSYNNSVENNSVDSSTQDSIFKDKTLQEVKVVARKSGTSRLAGAVNGIAVNKDELFKAACCNLGESFTTNPSVDVAYNDATTGARQIKLLGLSGTYVQMLTENLPNFRGAAIPYALGYVPGPWMKGIQVSKGSASVKNGYESITGQINVDYLKPEDEQQVEVNLFGDTKSRIEANADANVHLSDKWATEILLHHENILKNHDDNGDGFYDMPGREQYNVQNRWLYKGKHYIFHGGLGALKEIRTSGQDEEHVHSDDIYRIKLHTNRYEGYMKHAFILNHEHGTNIAFMSSASMHQLDAQYGNRFYDLNEKNLYGSLIFETNFTHQHNLSVGLSVNHDYLGQRANVNVSPRPTVGQENSPYLLSEMQRMNEKETTPGAYAQYTYTLGTKLTAMAGVRFDHSSLYGNFFTPRFHVKYSPVDAISIRLSAGKGYRTVFGLAEYNYLLASGREFQITGDGLKQEEAWNYGISTAFYIPMFGKTLKLNAEYYYTDFKNQAVVDYDANKGLISICNLMGKSYSHTFQIDASYPLLKGLEITAAYRLNDVKCTYDYGKTLKEKPLTSKYKALFTASYKTPLGLWQFDATVQLNGGGRNPEPYQLADGSQSWSPRFHSFGQVSAQVTRWFRHWSIYVGGENLTGFKQKTPIYGAGNPWGSDFEPTLVWGPVEGRMFYAGVRVHF; this is translated from the coding sequence ATGTATTCAAGATATATATTGCTCAGTGCCTTGCTGGTTATTGGTGCTGAGACTTATGCAAAAAACAATAAGACAGAGGTTGTGTCTCTGTCATCATCATATAATAATTCTGTAGAAAATAACTCTGTAGATTCCTCCACTCAGGATTCCATTTTTAAGGACAAGACCTTGCAGGAGGTGAAGGTGGTGGCTCGTAAGTCGGGCACTTCCCGATTGGCTGGTGCCGTGAATGGCATCGCTGTGAACAAGGATGAGCTCTTCAAGGCGGCTTGTTGCAACCTGGGCGAGAGTTTTACGACCAACCCTTCGGTGGATGTGGCTTATAATGATGCCACGACGGGCGCAAGACAAATCAAACTCCTCGGTCTTTCGGGCACTTACGTACAGATGCTCACCGAGAATCTGCCGAATTTCCGTGGTGCAGCCATCCCTTACGCCCTGGGCTATGTGCCGGGACCTTGGATGAAAGGCATTCAAGTATCCAAGGGTAGTGCTTCGGTGAAGAATGGCTATGAGTCGATTACAGGTCAAATCAATGTGGATTACTTGAAGCCAGAGGATGAGCAACAGGTGGAGGTAAACCTCTTTGGTGATACCAAGAGCCGAATCGAAGCAAACGCCGATGCCAACGTTCATCTGTCGGATAAGTGGGCAACGGAGATATTGTTGCATCATGAGAATATCCTCAAAAACCATGATGACAATGGCGATGGTTTCTATGATATGCCAGGCAGAGAACAATATAATGTACAGAACCGTTGGCTGTATAAAGGCAAGCACTACATCTTTCATGGTGGACTTGGGGCTTTGAAGGAGATTCGTACCAGTGGGCAGGATGAGGAACATGTTCATAGTGATGATATTTATCGAATCAAGCTCCATACCAACCGTTATGAGGGTTATATGAAACATGCCTTCATCCTCAATCACGAGCATGGTACCAATATTGCCTTCATGTCCTCAGCTTCGATGCACCAGCTCGATGCCCAGTATGGCAACAGGTTCTACGACCTCAATGAGAAGAATCTCTATGGCTCACTGATTTTTGAGACCAATTTTACTCATCAGCACAATTTGTCGGTAGGTTTGAGCGTCAACCATGATTACCTGGGACAGCGCGCCAATGTGAATGTTTCTCCAAGACCGACAGTAGGGCAAGAAAACTCTCCTTATCTTTTGTCGGAGATGCAGAGAATGAACGAGAAGGAGACGACTCCAGGAGCATACGCCCAATACACCTATACGTTAGGCACGAAGTTGACAGCGATGGCAGGTGTCCGTTTCGACCATAGTTCGCTTTATGGCAATTTCTTCACCCCTCGTTTCCACGTGAAGTATTCGCCTGTCGATGCCATCAGCATCCGCTTATCAGCAGGTAAGGGCTATCGCACGGTATTTGGCTTAGCAGAGTACAACTATCTCTTGGCGAGCGGCAGGGAGTTTCAGATTACGGGTGATGGACTTAAGCAAGAGGAGGCTTGGAACTATGGTATAAGTACCGCTTTCTACATCCCGATGTTTGGCAAGACACTGAAACTGAACGCTGAGTATTACTATACCGACTTCAAGAATCAAGCGGTGGTGGATTATGATGCCAACAAGGGGCTTATCTCCATCTGCAATCTGATGGGCAAGTCTTATTCGCACACCTTCCAGATAGATGCCTCTTATCCATTGCTGAAGGGCTTGGAGATAACAGCGGCTTATCGTCTGAACGATGTGAAGTGTACCTACGATTATGGCAAAACCTTGAAAGAAAAGCCATTGACCAGTAAGTATAAGGCGCTCTTCACGGCATCCTATAAGACTCCACTTGGCCTATGGCAATTTGATGCCACCGTGCAGTTGAATGGTGGAGGCAGAAATCCTGAGCCTTACCAGTTGGCAGATGGAAGCCAGTCATGGTCTCCTCGTTTCCATAGCTTCGGGCAAGTGAGTGCGCAGGTTACGAGATGGTTCCGCCATTGGAGTATCTATGTGGGAGGCGAAAATCTGACTGGTTTCAAGCAGAAAACTCCTATCTATGGTGCCGGCAATCCATGGGGAAGCGATTTCGAGCCAACCTTGGTTTGGGGACCTGTAGAGGGCAGGATGTTCTACGCAGGAGTGAGAGTACACTTTTAA